ACCTTATCCGTACTGCTGAGGGTATTACACAGAAATTAATTGTGAAGTAGTTTATTTATATTTTTAGAAGAAAACCGGATTGGATTCATTTCTGATCCGGTTTTTGGTTTTTAGCCAACGTTAAACAAATACAAATTTACAAGGGTTTTGAGCGTGATTCCTTAAATTTGAGTGTCAAATCCATTTAAAAAGATACACCATGAACTGGGAAAATCAACTTACCAAAACAGCCCGCATACACTACCCTGTTATCCAGGCACCGGTTAAGATAAAATATAAAAAAAACCTCAGCTTACACTGAGGTTCTTTTTTTAAATTCCTATTTCTATCTGGAAACGGACATACCAGTTATTTTTAGTTGTTCCGTTCGCAAAATCCAACTGGTCATACGTTAGCTCCGTTTGCAGCTTAAAAGCATGCTCCCACAGGTATTTCGTCACCCCGATGGTATATTCATTCGTATCCGGCGTTAATGCCTTAATATCCTTATTAGCCGTTTGTGTAGAAAAACGCCCGATGATTTCATAATTTGTCGGGAACGTATAACTCAGCTGATAATCCATCCCTTTACCGGTATAAACATAGTTGCTTAGCGTTGGATCAAGCGGATCAATGGCTATCGGATTGTTAGCCGTGCGGGACATATAGGTCGCCATAGCAGCCCAGCCGTTGTATTTCAGCATCGCATCTGCAAAAAAGGATTTCATTGTTTTTTGCTGGTACAAGTCGTCACCCAGCTGCCCTTGTGTTCTGCGGGCATGGTTATTTTGGTGAAAAGCTCCGGAAAGCAATAGTTTTGGTGTTTTTTCACGCGCTAAATCCCCTTCAAAGTTAGATCCGTCTTTTGTAAACGATCCTAACGGGAACAATTCGATCTTACCGGTCAAAGCCACTCCGTTATCCGGGCTTTTGGTCCAGTTACGCCCTTCGCCGGTAGTAACGGCTGTTTTAATATTATACGAAAACGCATCTTTTTTCTCGTTCAGGAAATATGCCTGAATACCAAAATCCCTGTCGATATTGAATTTCGCATTGTTAATGGAACGATCCGTTAACTGCAAAGCTCCCGAAGAGTTCACACGCTGGCGGTTCCCCGGTATCTTCGTTTGCCCGAACGTAAAACTCCAGTTTCTGTTGGGACGGTAAATCACGGCCGCATCACGGATAATGTTGATGTTTTCGCCTTCATGAATTTCTCCTACATCACCCGGTGCAAACGATAATTGCAACACATATAAAAAGTGAGGATTCCCAACATAACCGTCAAAACGCAGACGCAAACGGCGGATCTGTCCGTCATAGGCTGCATCTTCGCCTTCATTCTGGATGTACCCGATGCGGTTTTGCATACGGAAACGGATGTTTAACTGAAATAAACTGTCGGCAGAAGTAATTCCAAGTCCTTTTCCATAGCTATAGTACGGAAGCGCCGCTAATTTTAAATCGTTATCTTTGGTAGAAATCTTGATGTCCTGTGCCTGTAAACCTACAGCAAAGAGCAGCAAAACAATTATTAGTAATTTTCTCATGTTAGTGTTGTGTTATTTGAGAGCAAAACTAATGTTATTTATTGCGTTGTGATATTAAGATAATGTTACCTTTGCGAAAAATTAATGTTATGCAAAACAACTATATAGGATACCATTTTACTGTGGAACCCAAAGAGTTAGGCTCCGAAATTCTGATTGCAGAATTGGGAGAAACGGCTTTTGAAAGTTTTATCGAAACCGAAAACGGGCTTTCTGCTTACGTTCAAAAAGAGCTTTGGCACGAAAATATCCTGGAAGATATCCAGATTTTACATTCGGAAGAATTCAAAATCGAATACACGATGGAAGAGATCGAACAGGTAAACTGGAATGAAGAATGGGAGAAAAACTTTGAAGCGATCGATGTAGACGGCATCTGTCATATCCGTGCTCCTTTTCACGAAAAAACGGATGCGCAGTACGATATTGTGATCGAACCTAAAATGAGTTTCGGAACCGGTCATCACGAAACCACTTTTATGATGACACAGCATTTGTTAGAAATGGATGTTACCGGCTTAAAAACACTCGATATGGGCTGCGGAACGGCAATTCTTGCCATCCTGGCAGAAATGAAAGGCGCACAGCCAATTGATGCCATCGATATTGACAACTGGTGTTACCTGAATTCCATTGAAAATGCCGAACGTAACAACTGCAAACACATTACTGTTTATGAAGGGGATGCGTCTTTGT
This region of Flavobacterium inviolabile genomic DNA includes:
- a CDS encoding porin encodes the protein MRKLLIIVLLLFAVGLQAQDIKISTKDNDLKLAALPYYSYGKGLGITSADSLFQLNIRFRMQNRIGYIQNEGEDAAYDGQIRRLRLRFDGYVGNPHFLYVLQLSFAPGDVGEIHEGENINIIRDAAVIYRPNRNWSFTFGQTKIPGNRQRVNSSGALQLTDRSINNAKFNIDRDFGIQAYFLNEKKDAFSYNIKTAVTTGEGRNWTKSPDNGVALTGKIELFPLGSFTKDGSNFEGDLAREKTPKLLLSGAFHQNNHARRTQGQLGDDLYQQKTMKSFFADAMLKYNGWAAMATYMSRTANNPIAIDPLDPTLSNYVYTGKGMDYQLSYTFPTNYEIIGRFSTQTANKDIKALTPDTNEYTIGVTKYLWEHAFKLQTELTYDQLDFANGTTKNNWYVRFQIEIGI
- the prmA gene encoding 50S ribosomal protein L11 methyltransferase, whose amino-acid sequence is MQNNYIGYHFTVEPKELGSEILIAELGETAFESFIETENGLSAYVQKELWHENILEDIQILHSEEFKIEYTMEEIEQVNWNEEWEKNFEAIDVDGICHIRAPFHEKTDAQYDIVIEPKMSFGTGHHETTFMMTQHLLEMDVTGLKTLDMGCGTAILAILAEMKGAQPIDAIDIDNWCYLNSIENAERNNCKHITVYEGDASLLTDQKYDLIIANINRNILLNDMQAYVNCLNKGGILLLSGFYEEDIPFIDASCTEKGLTYVKKLQKNNWVSLKYVN